Below is a genomic region from Streptomyces roseoviridis.
CGCGGCGAGGGCGGAGAGCCGGCCCTGAAGGGTGTTGAGGGACCGTACGACCTGGGCGAACTCGTCGTTGCGGCCGGTGAAGCGGACCGGTTCCTCGGCGTGCGGCTCGGGCGCGGCGGCGAGCCGGGCGGCGCCGATGCGGAGCACGGCGAGCGGCCGGGTGAGGCTGCGGGCCACGTACGTGGAGATGCCGACGGCGACGACGAGGCAGCCGCCGAGGAGGGCGAGGCGCAGTTCGAGCGCGGTGACGTCGTCCTGGCGGAGTTCGGCGAACCGCTCGGCGCGCTGGGCGGCGAGGGCGGACTCGACGCCCCGCATCTGCTCGATGCGGGCGGAGAGCGCGGCGTCCAGCTTGGCGGGGTCGGTGTCGAGCTCGGACTGGGAGAGTTCGGGCCGGTCGGTGAGGCGGCCGAGGTAGCGCTCGGCGCTCTTGACGTCGGGGCCGGTGACGGTGGCGGCCAGGGAGTCGCGCGCGGGCTCGGCGGCGGACTGGTCGAAGTCGGCGAGTGCGGCGAGTTCGCGGACGCGGGCCTGCTGGGCGGCGGCGGTCAGCGCGTTCCTGACCCGCTCGGCCTCCTCGGCGCCGTCGGGCTGGACGGTGACGTAGGTGCCGGTGGCGGGGTCGTAGCGGGTAGCGCCGGTGGACTCGGGCCGGGGCACGGCGAGGGCGGCGAGGAGCAGGCCGCGTGCGGCGGACGCCTGCTCGGTGGCGCGGCCGAGGGCGGCGGGGGCCCGGACGGCCTCGGCGGCGCGGGCCGGGGTCTGCTCGGCGAGCCGGTCGGCGAGGGCCTGGAGCTTGGCGATGACCTCGGTGTAGGCCCGGTGGGCCTCCAGGGCGCTGCCCTTGCCGGTGAGGGCGGTGCGGCGGATGGAGGGTACGGCGGCGAGCTCGCGGCGCAGCTCGGCGGGGGCGTCGGCGCGGATCTCGTCGATCTGGCGGTCGACGCGGGCGGACCGGGCGCTGGTGACCTGGCGCCTGTCCGGGCCGTCGGCCCTGCCCTGGTCCTGGCCCTCGGCGTCGTTTCCGGTCGGCTCGCCGGGCTGGTCCTCGCGGCCCGCGGCGATGTAGGCGACGACCTCGTCGCGCTCGTCGGAGAGGGAGTGGGCGAGCGTGACGGCCTGCCGGTCGAGTTCGGCGAGGGAGACCAGGCGTACGGTCTCGTCGAGGTCGCCGGAGGCGGTGAGGATCGCGGGGGCGCCGGCGGCGAGCACGGTCACGCCGACCAGGGCGACTCCGGCCACGAGCCGGCTGCGGACCCGCTTGGCCCGGCCCGTGACAGCGGGCTCCGCGGGCACGCCGGGGGTCTGCGGGTCACCGGGGGTCTGGCTCCGCGCGCCGTTGTTGCTCCGAGGCCGCTTCTTCTGCACCGGTGCTCGCATCCTTGACTCGTCCCGCCCATGAAGCAGAGGTGACGACCGGTCACATGTAAGAGCCCCCACCCCTGGTGTGTCTTCCGACCATTTCAGCGGTTCTGGTCAGGGGACTCACATCGGCCGCTCCGCCACCCGAACGAGTGAACAACACTCATGAGTTGGCGAACAACTCTCCATGGTGGCCGCCGGGGCGCCGGGCTTACCCCCGGTTGGATCTTCCGCGCGGCCTTTGGCAGGATGCCCGCCCGCAGCTCGCCGGAGCCCGTGGTTCCGGCGCTTCACCGCGTGCGCGCCCGGTTGGTACAGACCGGATTCGGGTGTTTGGAGGCGTTGTGAAGGAGCGATGCGGGCGGGGCGGGCGCGGGGCAGACTGTGGATCATGCGTACGGAAGCGGCGACCCTGCCCGGCAGTGCCGAACGGCCCAACGAGGACTGGCTGGCCGCGGCCCTGCCCGCCTCGGGAGCGGGGGGCGTGGTGGTGGTCCTGGACGGGGTGACGCCGCCGGCGGGCCCGGACGGTTGTGTGCACGGCGTGCCGTGGTTCACGGCCCGACTGGGTGGCGCTTTGACTGAACTGTCCGTTTCCCGACCGGATCTGACGCTGCCGGAGATCCTGTCGCTGGCAATCCGGCGCACCGCGGACGCGCACCGCGACAGCTGTGACCTTTCTCACGTCCGCACTCCGCAGGCGACGGTGGCCCTGGCGCGCTGGGACGGGACGGTGGTGGAGCACCTCGTGCTGTCCGACGCGGCCCTGCTCCTGCGGGCCCCGGACGGATCGGTACGGGCGGTCCTCGACGACCGGCTCGGCCGCGTCCCGGTCGAGATCCTGCGCTCCCTGGAGGCGACCGACCGGCTGCGCAACCGGGAGGGCGGCTTCTTCACGGCCGCCGCCGACCCCTCCGTGGCCGCCCTGGCCGTCACCGGTACGACCCCGAGGACGGCGGTCCGCGCCGTGGCGGCCCTCACCGACGGGGCGACCCGCTGGGTGGACGTGTTCGGGCAGGGCACGTGGGCGGACCTGTTCGACGTCCTCGACGCGGAGGGTCCGCGCGGCCTGCTCCGGCGGGTGCGGGCCCTGGAGTCGGCGGACGCCGCCCCCGCCCCGGGCGGCGCGGTCCGCCGCCGGAAGCGCCACGACGACGCGACGGCCGTGTACGCCGTTCTCTGAGTGGCTCGGTTCTCCTCCGGGGCCGGGGCGCTCGCCGGGGTGCTCGTGGGTGCCGGGGGAGCCGGGCCCACGGCCGCCCCTCAGCCCTCCGCCGCCCGTACGTTGAAGTGGTGGAGCAGCCGGGCCAGTTCCGCCACCTCGGCGCGGTCCCAGCCGGCGAGCTTGCGCACGTACCGCTCGCGGCGGGCGTCGCGGACGTGGCGGAAGCGGCCCTGGCCCTCCTCGGTGAGGCGGACGAGGGAGGCGCGGCCGTCGGCGGGGTCCGGGTCGCGGGCGACCAGGCCGAGCTCCTCCAGGGCGCGCAGCTGGCGGCTCATCGTGGCCTTGCCGACGCCGAAGTAGCCGGCCAGGTCGGTGGCGCGCTGGGGGCCCGCCTCGTCGAGGCGCACGAAGAGTCCGTAGGCGGCGGGCTCGAGTTCGGGGTGGACCTCGCGGGCCATTTCGCCGGACTGGGCGCGGGCGCGGCGCAGGAAGACCGCCAGTTCGCGTTCCAGGGCGAGGAATTCCTGGTCCACACCACTCCCGTTCGTGGGCTGGGCTTCACCGCCCGTACCGCTTCCGTGCACGTCAGCACCCTTCGCGCGCTTTCCGCTCGCTGAAAGTTTCGTCCTCGCGCGGCCATCGCCGCAGCTCCTTCAGTATTTCGCAGGCGTAGACCAACGGCGGCATCCGGACCCTCTTCCGCCCGGGGGTCTACGTGCGTAGCGTCGTGCCCGGCGACCTCGCCTGACATGTCCACACCAGGACATGCGACCCGCTCTCCCCCCACCGAGCCTTTCGGAGGCACGCAATGCGTGTGCACAGATCCGGAACGTCCCTCGCCGGCGCCGCCCTCGCGGCCCTGGCGCTCCTCCTCCCCCTCACGCTCTCCGGCACCGCCAGCGCCGCCCAGGACGACCCGGGCACCCGGCAGGTCCCGGCCCGCGGCTCCGCCTACATGGGCATGGGCGTGATCGCGCACGACGGCCAGGGCGGCAAGCCCGGCGGCATCTCGATCCAGGCCACCCAGACCGAGGGCGTCGACGTCTCCAGCCACCAGGGGAACGTGGACTGGCCGGCGCTGTGGAACAGCGGCGTGCGGTGGGCCTACGTGAAGGCGACGGAAGGCACGTACTACAAGAACACCTACTTCACGCAGCAGTACAACGGCTCGTACAACGTGGGCATGATCCGCGGCACGTACCACTTCGCGACGCCCGACACGACGACCGGGGCCGCGCAGGCCGACTACTTCGTGAACAACGGCGGCGGCTGGTCCAAGGACGGCAAGACGCTTCCGGGCGCCCTCGACATCGAGTGGAACCCGTACGGCGCGACCTGCTACGGCAAGACGCAGTCGGGGATGGTCGCCTGGATCCGGGACTTCGTGAACCGCTACAAGTACCGGACCGGCCGCGACCCGGTGATCTACACCGCGACCAGCTGGTGGAAGCAGTGCACGGGCAACTACGGCGGCTTCGCCACCACCAACCCGCTGTGGATCGCGCGGTACGCGTCTACGGTCGGCGAGCTCCCGGCCGGCTGGAGCTACTACACGATGTGGCAGTACACGTCGACCGGCCCGATCGTCGGCGACCACAACCACTTCAACGGCGACCTGTCGCGCGTCCAGGCGCTGGCGAACGGCTGACGGGCTCGGGCGGACGCCGCCGGTCGCGAACGGCGGCCCACGCGACCGCGCCGGGCGCGACCGGCGGGGGCGCGGCAAGCCTCCCGGGTGTGCGGCACACCCGGGAGGCTTGCGTATTGGTATGGACCAATGCGACCCTCGGGGCGGCACCGCGCAGGGCCAACACCCCTGCGCGGTCAGCACGTTGCTCGTCCCGTCCTCCCCACGCACGAGAGAGAGCCGCCGCATGCCGTCCCGCCGCCGCACCCCAGCCGCCCTCGCCGCCCTCCTGTCGGCCGCGGCGCTCACCGCCCTCACCCCCACCGCCGCCCAGGCCCACGGTGCCGTGTTCAACCCGGTCAGCCGGGTCGCGGCCTGTTACGCGGAGGGGCCGGAGTCCCCCGATTCCCCGGTCTGCAAGGACCTCGTCGCCGACTCGGGCACCCAGCCGCTCTACGACTGGAACGAGGTCAACATCGCCAACGCCGACGGCAACCACCGGGCCCTCATCCCGGACGGCAAGCTGTGCTCGGCCAACCGCGAGAAGTACCGCGCCCTCGACTGGGCCCGCACCGACTGGCCCGCCACGGCCGTCGCCCCCGGCGCCTTCGGCTTCAAGGTCCGGGTCACCGCCCCGCACGCCGGCACCATGACGATGTACCTCACCAAGCAGGGCTTCGACCCGACCCGGCCGCTGAAGTGGTCCGACCTGGACACCACCCCGGTCGCCGTCCACACCACCACCCGCACCGCGACCGACGGGCACTACGCCTTCTCCGGCACCCTCCCGGCCCGCACCGGCCGCCACGTCGTCTACATGGTGTGGCAGCGCAGCGACAGCCCCGAAGCCTTCTACAGCTGCTCCGACGTCACCTTCGGCGGCGGTACGGCGACCGGGGCCGAGGCCCCGACCGAGGCCCAGCTCGCGGACGGCGCCGCGCTCTCGACGGTCAGCCACGCCGGCCACGGCGGCGACGAGGCCGCACCCGCCCTCTCCGCCGACACGGCCGCCGGCCCCGCCTCCCCCCTCCCGCTCGCCCTCGCGGGCGCCGGAGCCCTGGCCGCCTTCGGCGCGGGCAGCCTGCTCCTGACCCGCCGCCGCGGCGAGAACTGACCCCCGCCGACCGCGCACGCCAGGGGGCGCCCGCACCGGGTGCCCCTGGCGTGACACGCGGACCGGCCCCCTCCCCCTGCGCCGCGGTCAAACGCTCGGCGGTCTCACCGGGAACAGCGCGGCGAGCCGGGGCAGGTCGTCCGCCTCCAGAGGCTCTTCGTACGGCGGTGCCTCCGGGTCCGGCAGACGGTCGCCGTGCCCGTTCGTCACCAGCTCGTGGAACGCCTGGCTCCCGCCGGCGAGTGCTCCGTACGCCTCCACGGCCACGTAGTCCAGGTCCTCCCAGTCCGGCCACTCCTCCGTCTCGCACCAGGAGGACCGGCTCCGGCCGGCCAGCCGCCGGACCTCCGGTACCCCGGCCAGGGAGTCGGGACGCATCAGGGCCTCTTCGAAGACCTCGCGCCCCAGGGCCACCAGCCACAGCCGGAAGTAGTGGAACGAGTCGTCGGAGCACCAGCCACCGAGGATCCGCTCGGCGGCGGACCACACCGGAGAGCGGTAGGCCCGGTGACACGCCTGCTCCAGCTGCACCTGGAAACCCGCGCAGCCCGCGAACGAAGCGCGCGTCAGCTCCTCCCTCAGCCAGTCCAGCCGCTCCTCCCGGCGGCCCGGCCGGTCGCGGAGCCCTCCCATCAGCGCCCAGAAGGCCCTCTCGTCCATGCCGGCAGCATCGCAGGCCCCACTGACACCGGCCGCGGCGCGGTCGCGGCGTCCCTTCGGGTGTCGAATTCGCGCCATCCGCACCAGGACGGGTGGGAGTGGGTGCTTCCGTGGACAAGGTTCAGGAAAGCTCTGTTCGAACGGCCGTCAGCGCACCGTCGTCCGACCGTGAAGGAGTGCTCTCCATGCGTCAGGAGCCGCCGTGGACCTACCACCGGGGAGAAGGGCCGCGCACGCTCGGAGTGGAGGAGGAACTGCTCGTCGTCGATCCCGGAACCGGTCTCCCGCAGCCGCTCGCGGGCACCGTCGCCGGGATCACCGCCTGGCACGCCGATCTCCTGCCCCGGTCCGACCGGGTGGAGCCGGCGAAGACGGAGCTGTACCGGGAGATGCTGGAGATCGCCACCCGGCCCTGCGCGGACGCCGACGAACTCGACGCGCAGCTGCGGCAGGCGAGGCTGGCGGCGGCGGCCGCCGCCAAGGAGGCGGGGGTGGCCGTGGCGGCCCTCGCGACCGCGCCGGTGCGCTTCGAGCCGCTGCTCAGCCCCGACGAGCGCTACCGCCGCATCGAGGACCGGTTCGGGCGGCTCGTCGACGACAAGCTCACCTGCGCCTGCCACGTCCACGTCCACCTGACCTCCGCCGAGGAGGGCGTGGGCGTGCTCGACCGGATCCGCCCCTGGCTCGCGCCGCTGCTCGCGCTCAGCGCCAACTCGCCGTACTG
It encodes:
- a CDS encoding MarR family transcriptional regulator encodes the protein MHGSGTGGEAQPTNGSGVDQEFLALERELAVFLRRARAQSGEMAREVHPELEPAAYGLFVRLDEAGPQRATDLAGYFGVGKATMSRQLRALEELGLVARDPDPADGRASLVRLTEEGQGRFRHVRDARRERYVRKLAGWDRAEVAELARLLHHFNVRAAEG
- a CDS encoding DUF4240 domain-containing protein, which gives rise to MDERAFWALMGGLRDRPGRREERLDWLREELTRASFAGCAGFQVQLEQACHRAYRSPVWSAAERILGGWCSDDSFHYFRLWLVALGREVFEEALMRPDSLAGVPEVRRLAGRSRSSWCETEEWPDWEDLDYVAVEAYGALAGGSQAFHELVTNGHGDRLPDPEAPPYEEPLEADDLPRLAALFPVRPPSV
- a CDS encoding lytic polysaccharide monooxygenase — protein: MPSRRRTPAALAALLSAAALTALTPTAAQAHGAVFNPVSRVAACYAEGPESPDSPVCKDLVADSGTQPLYDWNEVNIANADGNHRALIPDGKLCSANREKYRALDWARTDWPATAVAPGAFGFKVRVTAPHAGTMTMYLTKQGFDPTRPLKWSDLDTTPVAVHTTTRTATDGHYAFSGTLPARTGRHVVYMVWQRSDSPEAFYSCSDVTFGGGTATGAEAPTEAQLADGAALSTVSHAGHGGDEAAPALSADTAAGPASPLPLALAGAGALAAFGAGSLLLTRRRGEN
- a CDS encoding lysozyme, producing the protein MRVHRSGTSLAGAALAALALLLPLTLSGTASAAQDDPGTRQVPARGSAYMGMGVIAHDGQGGKPGGISIQATQTEGVDVSSHQGNVDWPALWNSGVRWAYVKATEGTYYKNTYFTQQYNGSYNVGMIRGTYHFATPDTTTGAAQADYFVNNGGGWSKDGKTLPGALDIEWNPYGATCYGKTQSGMVAWIRDFVNRYKYRTGRDPVIYTATSWWKQCTGNYGGFATTNPLWIARYASTVGELPAGWSYYTMWQYTSTGPIVGDHNHFNGDLSRVQALANG